The genomic window CGCGAATGCTCAGGAGAAAGCGCCCCGGCGTCTCCGTATCGGCGCAGCATGTGTGGGGGAGTATTCGTTCATGTCTTTCTGCTGGTCGGATATCATGGAGCCCGACAAAGCCACCATCAGTAAGGGAGGAACGTTCGGCACCCCGTTTCTTAATATGGATATCACCCATGTGTGGGATGTGAATCCTGCTGAAGCGCAGAAATTCGCAGCCCGGATGGGCGCAGTCGCAGTGAAGAATTACGACGACATGGTCGGAAAAGTTGACGGCGTGATTTTCGGGGGCTTTTATGAAGTCCCCTGGCAACATCTCCTTGCAAGGCCTTATGTGGAGGCTGGAATCCCGGTGTACCTGAGCCGGCCGTTCGCTTACCGTCTGCGGGATATGGATGAACTTCTTAACCTGGCGGCGAAGCACAACACCGCCATCATCGCCACCGCCAAACACGAACATTACCACGAGGCGCCCGCGCTCAAGAGCAGGCTGAAAAGCATCGGCCCCATCCAGTGTGTGCAGGCCACCTGCTGGGCGTCTGATTTCCCCATTCATTTCCATACCCAGTTCATGCTGCTCAAAATCTTCGGTTATGATGTCGATAAGGTATCGGTCATCACCGACAAGGAAATCGGCAACAATTACCTTCAGGAAACATACATTTTCAAAGGCTGGGAAGGCCAGAAACCGTTTATCTGCTCGCTTCAGAACGTAATGAATCAGGATTCTTTCTCGATCGACATCATCGGGAGAGACAATACCGTTTCCGCGAAGATGGTGCGCAGCCCTTCCTGGCAGGACAGCCTCCTCTTCCGCTACGCCCCGCAGGTGATCGACATGCAGCGCACATTCGACACGAAAAAAAGCTACGAGCCGCTGGATATCCTCCGTAAAAAGACAGAGATATTCCTCACCGGCTATTATTCCCTCAAGGAACGAAACGGAGCGCCGGTTACAGTTGGCCAGGTATCCACGGATTGGCAGGCCCCTCTGGTCAAACCAAACTGGATAGACATGGCCATGTTTAAGAAAGGATAAG from Candidatus Latescibacter sp. includes these protein-coding regions:
- a CDS encoding Gfo/Idh/MocA family oxidoreductase; this encodes MSQEISGNEHASSRRAFIKTAAATAAVAVAPGAANAQEKAPRRLRIGAACVGEYSFMSFCWSDIMEPDKATISKGGTFGTPFLNMDITHVWDVNPAEAQKFAARMGAVAVKNYDDMVGKVDGVIFGGFYEVPWQHLLARPYVEAGIPVYLSRPFAYRLRDMDELLNLAAKHNTAIIATAKHEHYHEAPALKSRLKSIGPIQCVQATCWASDFPIHFHTQFMLLKIFGYDVDKVSVITDKEIGNNYLQETYIFKGWEGQKPFICSLQNVMNQDSFSIDIIGRDNTVSAKMVRSPSWQDSLLFRYAPQVIDMQRTFDTKKSYEPLDILRKKTEIFLTGYYSLKERNGAPVTVGQVSTDWQAPLVKPNWIDMAMFKKG